From a region of the Solanum stenotomum isolate F172 chromosome 2, ASM1918654v1, whole genome shotgun sequence genome:
- the LOC125855202 gene encoding transcription initiation factor TFIID subunit 4b isoform X1 codes for MDPSIMKLLEEDEDETMHSGADVEAFTAALNRDIGGDNSQSQPSDSDSVPLSQGSSYTSNQFAPWQTANHDENASCCSLQDSETMQPKEENLSDMQLKRLDTDSQNQQQKNDSSQEINSLPLQHISQDSYHTTEVEQDTLHSSRAVSMQNPEKNTQNPESPHLNLQGANNLQSMQSLTTGTSGLPRVATVASNQSESATGSSSQAAMNIAKQGKQVPFAMLFPHIQPQLDKDRAAQLQTLYVKLKKNEISKESFVRNMRSIIGDQMLKMAVYKFQSQASKNSQSVPGQFPQSQASQQQHSLMPADDSSNMAIESKAQKLHEMENQADLRGAQGSQMPSSGLTAVKQERDHTPFPIQGLNRQQQQHLHFSQASFPTFANAGNNYSAYSASNVNSSTTQPLKQQSDDAQMRQISVQQNRNATQFGVPTQAMGIMSAPKFEKQNTFGEAKRLPGGGLNISSTSRIQQTSVQWQPSANKEQKSILSSPMTNPKPEPIDHFHDQLHRSQLSPFSSVQVDQGNSTSESSRDESIEQTSRIGLSSTTSMKPSNSASSSMSSHMDTSTLLTSRTLSVTSPLGLGNNGKTPVKKPSIGQKKPLDALGSSPPPSGKKQKVSGGFLDQSIEQLNDVTAVSGVNLREEEEQLFSGPKEDSRVSEASRRVVQEEEERLILQKIPLQKKLAEIMAKCGLKNMSNDVERCLSLCVEERMRGLISSLIRLSKQRVDIEKSRHRTIVTSDVREEIMSINRKAREEWEKKQADVEKLQKANEPEGSIGVDGDKEKDEGRGKSIKVNKEEDDKMRTTAANVAARAAVGGDDMLSKWQLMAEQARQKREGGGDVASGSQPGKDVTRKNLSAPTRSSKDPQEAEKRIQSSAIATPGAVRRAGRTRGIITQTRIARSITVKDVIAVLEREPQMSKSTLIYRLYEKARSNASSAESS; via the exons ATGGATCCGTCTATCATGAAGCTCCTTGAAGAAGACGAG GATGAAACAATGCATTCGGGGGCGGATGTGGAGGCATTCACTGCTGCCCTAAACAGGGATATCGGTGGAGATAATTCACAATCTCAGCCTTCGGATTCCGACAGCG TACCATTGTCTCAAGGAAGCAGTTATACCTCAAATCAGTTTGCCCCATGGCAAACTGCTAACCATGACGAAAATGCCAGTTGTTGTAGCCTTCAAGATTCAGAGACCATGCAGCCAAAGGAGGAAAATTTGTCTGATATGCAGTTGAAGAGACTTGATACAGATTCTCAGAATCAGCAGCAAAAAAATGATTCATCACAGGAGATCAATTCCCTTCCTTTGCAGCATATATCCCAGGACAGTTATCACACCACAGAGGTTGAACAGGACACACTTCATTCTTCTAGAGCAGTGAGTATGCAGAATCCTGAAAAGAATACGCAAAATCCAGAATCTCCACATCTGAATTTACAGGGGGCAAATAATCTACAATCCATGCAGTCTTTGACAACAGGAACTAGTGGTCTGCCACGTGTGGCAACAGTGGCAAGTAATCAGTCAGAATCTGCAACTGGGTCGAGCAGCCAAGCAGCAATGAATATAGCTAAACAGGGAAAACAAGTTCCTTTTGCCATGCTTTTCCCTCACATACAACCCCAACTTGATAAGGACAGGGCAGCGCAACTCCAGACACTTTACGTTAAACTCAAA aaaaatgaaatttccaAGGAAAGTTTTGTAAGGAACATGAGAAGTATAATTGGTGACCAGATGCTCAAAATGGCTGTATATAAATTTCAATCTCAG GCATCGAAAAACTCACAGTCTGTTCCCGGTCAATTTCCTCAGTCTCAGGCTTCGCAGCAGCAACATTCGCTCATGCCAGCTGATG ATTCTAGCAATATGGCAATTGAGAGTAAAGCTCAAAAGTTGCATGAGATGGAAAACCAAGCCGATCTGCGTGGAGCCCAAGGAAGCCAGATGCCTTCTTCTGGTTTGACTGCTGTAAAACAAGAAAGGGATCACACACCATTTCCAATTCAGGGACTTAACAGACAACAGCAACAACATTTACACTTCTCGCAGGCATCTTTTCCCACATTTGCAAATGCAGGGAACAATTACAGCGCATATTCTGCATCTAATGTCAActcttcaacaacacaacctcTTAAACAGCAATCTGATGATGCACAAATGAGACAAATTTCAGTTCAACAGAACAGAAATGCAACTCAGTTTGGAGTGCCAACACAGGCCATGGGAATAATGAGTGCCCCTAAGTTTGAAAAGCAAAACACTTTTGGCGAAGCCAAAAGATTACCTGGTGGGGGTCTTAATATTTCAAGTACTTCAAGAATCCAGCAGACCTCAGTTCAGTGGCAACCCTCTGCCAATAAAGAGCAGAAAAGTATTCTTTCATCACCAATGACCAATCCAAAGCCTGAACCAATTGATCATTTCCATGACCAGCTACATAGATCCCAGTTATCGCCCTTCTCCTCTGTTCAAGTGGATCAAGGAAATTCCACTTCGGAAAGTTCAAGGGATGAATCTATTGAACAGACCTCCAGAATTGGTTTATCATCAACGACTAGCATGAAACCTTCAAATTCAGCCTCGTCTTCCATGTCATCTCATATGGACACTAGCACGTTG TTAACTTCTCGGACACTTTCTGTGACATCTCCGCTTGGGCTAGGAAACAATGGAAAGACTCCTGTGAAAAAGCCTTCCATTGGACAGAAGAAGCCCCTTGATGCACTAGGTTCCTCACCTCCACCTTCGGG AAAGAAGCAAAAGGTGTCGGGAGGTTTTCTAGATCAGAGCATTGAACAACTTAATGATGTTACTGCTGTTAGTGGAGTTAATCTAAGG GAAGAGGAAGAGCAACTATTTTCTGGGCCCAAGGAGGACAGCCGAGTTTCTGAAGCATCTCGTCGAGTTGtgcaagaagaagaggaaaggcTGATTTTGCAGAAAATTCCACTTCAGAAGAAGTTGGCAGAAATCA TGGCAAAATGTGGTTTAAAGAATATGAGCAATGATGTGGAACGATGCTTGTCGTTG TGTGTGGAGGAAAGAATGCGTGGACTCATAAGTAGTCTCATCAGACTGTCAAAACAG AGAGTTGACATTGAGAAGTCAAGACACAGAACAATTGTCACCTCAGATGTTCGTGAAGAAATCATGTCAATCAATCGAAAAGCCCGGGAAGAATGGGAAAAGAAACAGGCTGATGTGGAAAAACTCCAAAAGGCAAATGAA CCTGAAGGTAGTATTGGAGTTGACGGGGATAAGGAGAAGGATGAGGGTCGCGGGAAATCAATAAAG GTAAACAAGGAAGAAGATGATAAGATGCGAACTACAGCTGCTAATGTTGCTGCTCGAGCTGCTGTTGGAGGGGATGACATGTTGTCAAAGTGGCAATTAATGGCTGAGCAGGCAAGACAAAAGCGTGAAGGGGGAGGTGATGTGGCTTCTGGTTCACAGCCTGGTAAAGATGTGACTAGGAAGAATTTATCAGCTCCCACAAGGAGCTCAAAGGACCCCCAAGAAGCTGAGAAACGGATCCAGTCATCTGCAATAGCCACACCTG GTGCTGTGAGAAGAGCCGGGAGAACTCGAGGGATAATAACACAAACTAGGATTGCTCGCAGTATTACTGTAAAAGATGTGATCGCCGTCCTAGAAAGAGAACCTCAAATGTCTAAGTCTACACTGATATACCGCTTGTATGAGAAAGCTCGGTCCAATGCTTCATCAGCTGAATCATCCTGA
- the LOC125855202 gene encoding transcription initiation factor TFIID subunit 4b isoform X2 codes for MDPSIMKLLEEDEDETMHSGADVEAFTAALNRDIGGDNSQSQPSDSDSVPLSQGSSYTSNQFAPWQTANHDENASCCSLQDSETMQPKEENLSDMQLKRLDTDSQNQQQKNDSSQEINSLPLQHISQDSYHTTEVEQDTLHSSRASLTTGTSGLPRVATVASNQSESATGSSSQAAMNIAKQGKQVPFAMLFPHIQPQLDKDRAAQLQTLYVKLKKNEISKESFVRNMRSIIGDQMLKMAVYKFQSQASKNSQSVPGQFPQSQASQQQHSLMPADDSSNMAIESKAQKLHEMENQADLRGAQGSQMPSSGLTAVKQERDHTPFPIQGLNRQQQQHLHFSQASFPTFANAGNNYSAYSASNVNSSTTQPLKQQSDDAQMRQISVQQNRNATQFGVPTQAMGIMSAPKFEKQNTFGEAKRLPGGGLNISSTSRIQQTSVQWQPSANKEQKSILSSPMTNPKPEPIDHFHDQLHRSQLSPFSSVQVDQGNSTSESSRDESIEQTSRIGLSSTTSMKPSNSASSSMSSHMDTSTLLTSRTLSVTSPLGLGNNGKTPVKKPSIGQKKPLDALGSSPPPSGKKQKVSGGFLDQSIEQLNDVTAVSGVNLREEEEQLFSGPKEDSRVSEASRRVVQEEEERLILQKIPLQKKLAEIMAKCGLKNMSNDVERCLSLCVEERMRGLISSLIRLSKQRVDIEKSRHRTIVTSDVREEIMSINRKAREEWEKKQADVEKLQKANEPEGSIGVDGDKEKDEGRGKSIKVNKEEDDKMRTTAANVAARAAVGGDDMLSKWQLMAEQARQKREGGGDVASGSQPGKDVTRKNLSAPTRSSKDPQEAEKRIQSSAIATPGAVRRAGRTRGIITQTRIARSITVKDVIAVLEREPQMSKSTLIYRLYEKARSNASSAESS; via the exons ATGGATCCGTCTATCATGAAGCTCCTTGAAGAAGACGAG GATGAAACAATGCATTCGGGGGCGGATGTGGAGGCATTCACTGCTGCCCTAAACAGGGATATCGGTGGAGATAATTCACAATCTCAGCCTTCGGATTCCGACAGCG TACCATTGTCTCAAGGAAGCAGTTATACCTCAAATCAGTTTGCCCCATGGCAAACTGCTAACCATGACGAAAATGCCAGTTGTTGTAGCCTTCAAGATTCAGAGACCATGCAGCCAAAGGAGGAAAATTTGTCTGATATGCAGTTGAAGAGACTTGATACAGATTCTCAGAATCAGCAGCAAAAAAATGATTCATCACAGGAGATCAATTCCCTTCCTTTGCAGCATATATCCCAGGACAGTTATCACACCACAGAGGTTGAACAGGACACACTTCATTCTTCTAGAGCA TCTTTGACAACAGGAACTAGTGGTCTGCCACGTGTGGCAACAGTGGCAAGTAATCAGTCAGAATCTGCAACTGGGTCGAGCAGCCAAGCAGCAATGAATATAGCTAAACAGGGAAAACAAGTTCCTTTTGCCATGCTTTTCCCTCACATACAACCCCAACTTGATAAGGACAGGGCAGCGCAACTCCAGACACTTTACGTTAAACTCAAA aaaaatgaaatttccaAGGAAAGTTTTGTAAGGAACATGAGAAGTATAATTGGTGACCAGATGCTCAAAATGGCTGTATATAAATTTCAATCTCAG GCATCGAAAAACTCACAGTCTGTTCCCGGTCAATTTCCTCAGTCTCAGGCTTCGCAGCAGCAACATTCGCTCATGCCAGCTGATG ATTCTAGCAATATGGCAATTGAGAGTAAAGCTCAAAAGTTGCATGAGATGGAAAACCAAGCCGATCTGCGTGGAGCCCAAGGAAGCCAGATGCCTTCTTCTGGTTTGACTGCTGTAAAACAAGAAAGGGATCACACACCATTTCCAATTCAGGGACTTAACAGACAACAGCAACAACATTTACACTTCTCGCAGGCATCTTTTCCCACATTTGCAAATGCAGGGAACAATTACAGCGCATATTCTGCATCTAATGTCAActcttcaacaacacaacctcTTAAACAGCAATCTGATGATGCACAAATGAGACAAATTTCAGTTCAACAGAACAGAAATGCAACTCAGTTTGGAGTGCCAACACAGGCCATGGGAATAATGAGTGCCCCTAAGTTTGAAAAGCAAAACACTTTTGGCGAAGCCAAAAGATTACCTGGTGGGGGTCTTAATATTTCAAGTACTTCAAGAATCCAGCAGACCTCAGTTCAGTGGCAACCCTCTGCCAATAAAGAGCAGAAAAGTATTCTTTCATCACCAATGACCAATCCAAAGCCTGAACCAATTGATCATTTCCATGACCAGCTACATAGATCCCAGTTATCGCCCTTCTCCTCTGTTCAAGTGGATCAAGGAAATTCCACTTCGGAAAGTTCAAGGGATGAATCTATTGAACAGACCTCCAGAATTGGTTTATCATCAACGACTAGCATGAAACCTTCAAATTCAGCCTCGTCTTCCATGTCATCTCATATGGACACTAGCACGTTG TTAACTTCTCGGACACTTTCTGTGACATCTCCGCTTGGGCTAGGAAACAATGGAAAGACTCCTGTGAAAAAGCCTTCCATTGGACAGAAGAAGCCCCTTGATGCACTAGGTTCCTCACCTCCACCTTCGGG AAAGAAGCAAAAGGTGTCGGGAGGTTTTCTAGATCAGAGCATTGAACAACTTAATGATGTTACTGCTGTTAGTGGAGTTAATCTAAGG GAAGAGGAAGAGCAACTATTTTCTGGGCCCAAGGAGGACAGCCGAGTTTCTGAAGCATCTCGTCGAGTTGtgcaagaagaagaggaaaggcTGATTTTGCAGAAAATTCCACTTCAGAAGAAGTTGGCAGAAATCA TGGCAAAATGTGGTTTAAAGAATATGAGCAATGATGTGGAACGATGCTTGTCGTTG TGTGTGGAGGAAAGAATGCGTGGACTCATAAGTAGTCTCATCAGACTGTCAAAACAG AGAGTTGACATTGAGAAGTCAAGACACAGAACAATTGTCACCTCAGATGTTCGTGAAGAAATCATGTCAATCAATCGAAAAGCCCGGGAAGAATGGGAAAAGAAACAGGCTGATGTGGAAAAACTCCAAAAGGCAAATGAA CCTGAAGGTAGTATTGGAGTTGACGGGGATAAGGAGAAGGATGAGGGTCGCGGGAAATCAATAAAG GTAAACAAGGAAGAAGATGATAAGATGCGAACTACAGCTGCTAATGTTGCTGCTCGAGCTGCTGTTGGAGGGGATGACATGTTGTCAAAGTGGCAATTAATGGCTGAGCAGGCAAGACAAAAGCGTGAAGGGGGAGGTGATGTGGCTTCTGGTTCACAGCCTGGTAAAGATGTGACTAGGAAGAATTTATCAGCTCCCACAAGGAGCTCAAAGGACCCCCAAGAAGCTGAGAAACGGATCCAGTCATCTGCAATAGCCACACCTG GTGCTGTGAGAAGAGCCGGGAGAACTCGAGGGATAATAACACAAACTAGGATTGCTCGCAGTATTACTGTAAAAGATGTGATCGCCGTCCTAGAAAGAGAACCTCAAATGTCTAAGTCTACACTGATATACCGCTTGTATGAGAAAGCTCGGTCCAATGCTTCATCAGCTGAATCATCCTGA
- the LOC125856321 gene encoding uncharacterized protein LOC125856321 — translation MKTTFVWFSVLLLLLTMAVLVCSVSYDNGGTSSNTPGMEHNELTVTIQSRKLQGNVYGARRIDDAGKINLEDYRPIDPVPSSKASVRPGPIQHGTPLMPYIPKQPSPPPPTRSNPVGFP, via the exons ATGAAGACTACTTTTGTTTGGTTCTCTGTTTTGCTCTTGTTGTTGACAATGGCAGTTTTGGTTTGCTCTGTTTCTTATGACAATGGAGGCACCTCATCGAATACTCctg GTATGGAGCATAATGAATTGACAGTGACTATCCAAAGCAGAAAGCTACAG GGCAATGTCTATGGAGCAAGAAGGATCGATGATGCAGGGAAGATAAATCTGGAAGATTACCGTCCAATAGATCCAGTTCCAAGCTCAAAAGCTTCAGTAAGACCAGGGCCTATACAGCATGGGACTCCTCTTATGCCTTATATTCCTAAGCAGCCTTCACCTCCTCCTCCGACTCGCTCCAACCC